The DNA segment ATCTCTCGTCGTGTTACATCCGCCCGCTCGCGTTCTACGGCTACGAGTCCCTCGGTGTCAGTCCCGGCGACTGTCCGACTCGAACCGCCATCGCCGTCTGGCCCTGGGGCACCTACCTCGGCCAGGACGCTCTCGAAAACGGCATCGACGTGATGGTCTCCTCCTGGCGCAAACACGCCTCCAGCCAGGTTCCGACCAACGCCAAGACCACCGGCCTCTACGTCAACAGCATGCTCGCCGGCGAGGAGGCCCGCCGCAACGGCTACGCCGAGGCTATCGTCCTCAACAAGGAAGGCAACGTCGCCGAAGGCCCCGGCGAGAACATCTTCCTCGTGCGCGACGGTGACCTCTACACGCCCGGCCTCGCCGAATCCATCCTCGACGGCATCACCCGTGAGACCGTCATCACACTCGCACGCGAACTCGGCTATACCGTCCACGACGGCGCCACCATCTCTCGCGGCGAACTCAACACCGCCGACGAACTCTTCTTCACCGGCTCCGCCGCCGAGGTCACCCCGATCAAGCGCGTCGACAACGTCGAGATCGGCGACGGCTCGCGCGGCCCCGTTACCGAAGCGATCCAGACCCGCTTCTTCGACGTCGTCGAACGCCGCACCGACGACCACGAGGAGTGGTTCACGTACCCCTAGGACCAACGAACTTTTGCGCTGTCGTTCGAGAGAGCGAAGCTCTCTCGTGATGACGAAAGGCGCGAAGCGCCTTTCGAACCACGGGCCGACTGCGTCGGCCCTCGGCAAAATCTTCAAAAGAGCGCGAAGCGCTCTTTTGGACAGGGCGATTCCAAAGGAATCGCTTGCAGTCGGCGCGGAGCGCCGACGACCTCGCGGGAGCTTCGCTCCCGCTTAGCTTCGATGAAACGCACGGCGTCACCCCCTCAGCCACGACGGCGTCGTGGCTTCGAGGGTTCCTTGGCCCGCTCGCTCGTCCGCGCTGCGGACTCGCTCACGGTTCGAGTGCTGAATTCCCGCCAGCCTTTCCCCGGGTCGTGACATCGGCACGACGCGCCGAGTCACTCCCGGCCACCAGAATTGGTTCTTCGAAGACAGGATCCAGATCCCTGGCCGTGAGTTCGTTCGCCGTCTTTGCGAACGGACGAACCGGGGGAAGAGTGAGGTTGTCTATCGTATTGTACCGCGAGCGAGACCGTCGGCCGAGCGAGCGGGCCGACGACTGACCCAAAGTGAGCGTAGCGAACGGCGGGGAGGAGGAGTGCTTTTGATCGACGTTTTGCCGAGTGCGGTCGCGTTAACGACCGCACGCAGCGCAAAAGGTCGGTGTTAGTCGTCGTCGGTGCTGGCTTCGTCGACGACGTCGATGGGGATCCCGCCGCCCATGGGGCCGCCCCTGTCGGTGTCGCCGAAGCCGGCGCTCAGGACCCGGGTGAGGGCCTCTTCGACGTTCTCGTCGATCTCTTCGATGTCGTCCGATTCCACCTCGACGACGTAGCCGCTGGTGATGTTCGGGGAGGTGGGGATGAAGAGGATCTCTCGGCCGTCGTCGGCCACCTTTCCCGTACGAAAGCCGGTCATGCGGAGGCCGTCCCAGACCTCGAGTTTGACGGGTTCCTGGAGGGCTTCCTGTTCGCCGACGGCGGTCTGGGCGGCCATCTTGGAGGCGTTGTAGACGACGCGGAGGCCCGGGAGGCGATTGGCCACGTTGTCGACGACACGTTCGAAGAGGCCACCGATCGTCGTCCGCATCAGGTAGCCGATGGCGAAGATGAGGATGATCAGGACGGAGAGGGTGATCACGACACGAATGAGGCCGACGAGTTGCTGTGCCGCCTGGCCGTCCCCGAACATGGTGTCTTCGAGGATGAATCCTGGCGTCACGGCTGCGACGTACCCGTAGAGCCAGTAGAGGACGAAGAGGGTGACGAGGATGGGCCCGAGGACGACCAGGCCGCTCGCGAAGTCCCGTTTCCAGGAGGTCATGGTCGATTCGACTCACCCGTCCCCTATGAGCGTGTTCATTTGTTCCGGACGAGACGTGTACTGAACGGATGCTGGCTCGCTCGCTGCCGTCGCCACCGGGGTGAGGGCGGCTGGCGGACGTGGCCGATAGGTCACCGACCGACGACGGCTCGGAGGGCGAAGAGGAGGTTCTCCTTGCGCTCGCGGACACGCCGCCAGAAGTACGAGAGCCACTTGCCGCCGTAGGGGGCGTACTGCCAGACCTCGTAGCCGTCGGCGGCGAGTTCGAACTGGGCCGCTTCGCGGACGCCCATGAGCATCTGAATCTCGAAGTCGGTGCCGTGTTCGTCGTGGAGGCGCTTCGCGAGGTCGATCATCTCGGGATCGTGGCTTCCGACGGCGATGCCGCCGTCGAAGTGCTCGAACGCGTACTCGAGGAGGTCGCGGTAGGCCTCGTCGACGCGCGCTTTGTCTGTGTAGGCGACCGCGGCCGGTTCGTCGTAGGCGCCCTTGACGAAGCGGATCTTCCCCGGGACGTCCGCGAGTCGCTCGACGTCGTCGCGCGTCCGCTTCAGATTCGCCTGCACGCAGAGGCCGACGCCGCCGTCGTGTGTTCGGGCCAGTTCTTCGTAGATGTCGAGGGTGACGTCGGTCGTCGTGTGGTCTTCCATGTCGATCCAGACGAAGACGCCGCGGTCCGCGGCGTGGTCGACGAGGTCGGTGAGCAGCTCCCGGAAGGTGTCGGCGCCCATGTCGAGCCCGAGCTGGGACGGTTTGATCGAGATGCACGCGTCGACGTCCGTGTTCGCTATCTCTTCGATCAGGTCGCGATACGCCGCGGCGTCGTCCTCGGCGGGGCCGCGCTCGTCGTAGTGTTCGCCGAGTCGATTCAGTATCACGGAGACGTCCCGCTCGTCGAGCGCACGAGCGTGATCGAGCGCCGCGGCGGGCGATTCGCCGGCGACGAAGCGACTCGCGATCGGGGGAAGCATACGTGTCCCTTTCGTCGCCCGATATATGTGCGTTGATGATTCAGGCCGGTCATGCAGCGGCCTGGCCGGCCTCACGGACGGAAGTGAGTGCGGTTAAGAGGGGCGAGTTCGTTCGACCGACCGAGAATGGGAGTGCTCTCGACGATCGCGGTCGCGTTCTGGCTCATGTTGCCCGCGTACGTACCGAACAACGCTGCGGTGCTGGCCGGCGGCGGGCGGCCGATCGACGGCGGACGGACCCTGGGCGGATCGCGACTGCTCGGCGACGGCAAGACCTGGCGCGGGACGGCCGTCGGGACGGCTGCGGGCGCGGTGCTGGCGCTGGCTTTGAACGCCGTCGCCGGCGACGTCGGTTCGGCAGTGGGAATCGATTTGCCGACGTTCCCGTTCGCGGTCGTCGTCGCACTCCCGCTCGGGGCGATGTGCGGCGACATCGCGGCCTCGTTCCTCAAACGGCGGACCGGCCGTCGCCGCGGCGCCCCGTTCCCGGTCGTCGACCAGCTCGACTTCGTCGTCCTGGCGCTCGCGTTCGCGGTGGTGGTCGCGCCGGGCTGGTTCCGCGAGGCGTTCACGCTCCCCGTGCTGGCGGTCGTTCTTCTGTTGACCCCGGTTCTACACGTGGGAACGAACGTGCTGGCCTACTGGTTCGGATTCAAGGACGAGCCGTGGTGAGTCACGCGCAGTAACGGCGGCGACCGAACCGTCTGGGGACGAGTTACTCCGGCTCCGGTCCGCTCTCTCCGGTGCTGTCGGCGGCGTTCGGTCCGAGTTCGGTGACGAACGATACGGTCTGATCGAGCGTTCGCTCGAACCAGGGCGATTCCTGAAAGAAGAAATGGTCTCCGGGCGGTGTTCGGAGTTCGACGTCGACGCCGGCCAGTCGAAGGGTGTCGCGATAGGCCCGCGTCTCGCGCAACGTGAGCCACTGGTCTTCGGTACCGTGGTACAGGCGAGCCGGCGGGTGAGCCTGCGTCACGCGCTCACGCGGTGACGCGTTTCGGTACTGTTCTGGGATGGCCGACGGTGGGCCGCCCATGAACGCCGCCGTTTCGCCGTCTTGACGCGCGCCCAGTAGATCGTACGGGCCTGCGAACCCGATGAGGCCGTCGACTGCGCTACTCGTCTCACCGAACCCGTCGTCAGGGACAGGGGTATCCGTGGGTGCGGCGGCGGTCAGTGCTGCGAGATGTGCGCCGGCGGAGTGGCCACAGAGGACGAGCGTGTTCGGATATCGATTTGCGGGCGGGTCCGACTTGAGCCACCGAACGGCACTTTTGACGTCTTTCAGTGCGGCGGGATAGGTCGCCTCGCCGGAGAGCCGGTAGTCGACCGTCACCGCCTGCATTCCCCGCTCGGCCAGCGCACGACCGCGCTCGTCGAAGAACGTCCGTTCGCCGCGATTCCAGACCCCGCCGTGGAGCAGCACGATCGTCGTTTCGATCCGGTCGCCGTCAGGTGGCAGGTAGGCGGTGGCGAACAGGTCTCGTTGCGGCGTTCGTTTGAAACGAATTTCTCGCTCGTCGATGGCGGGACTCACGTTCCGATTCCAGTCAATAGATAGTAATGTGTGTTTCGACGACCGCGGCCGCTGATCGACTCGGTGGCAGTCTGCCGCCGTTCGGTGCGTTCCACACCGCTTATCTCGGTTGCCTCGCACACTTCGCGTATGACCACTCAGGACCTCATCGACGCGCTCCGAGCCGCGGACGCGGTCAAATTCGGAGAGTTCGAACTCGCCCACGGCGGAACGAGCGAGTACTACGTCGACAAGTACCTCTTCGAGACGGATCCAGCGTGTCTGTCTGCCATCGCGGATGCCTTCGCGGATCGACTCGACACGGGTGACAAACTCGGCGGCGTTGCGCTGGGCGGCGTGCCGTTGGCGGCCGCGACGAGCGTCGCGGCGGGCGTCCCGTACGTCATCGCACGCAAGCAGCGCAAGGACTACGGGACGGCGAACCTCGTCGAGGGTCGGCTGGATAGAGGCGAGTCGGTCGTCGTGGTCGAGGACATCGTCACGACGGGGACCAGCCTGGTCGAAGCCGTCGAGGCGCTCCGGGACGCGGGTGCGACGGTCGAGCGTGCGCTCGTCGTCGTGGACCGCGAGGAGGGCGGGCGCGCGACCGTCGAGGACGCGGGCGTCGAGATGGAGGCGCTGGTGACCGCGAGCGAGTTGCTGGCCGACGGCGACCGGAACTGACCTGGGTGGGCGACCGCCCATTCGGACTGAGACGGGTTTCGGGCTGCCGCCGGTCGAGACGGTCGCTCGATCGACCCGGCACCTGCCGGTTCTCGTCGGTGCGGACGGGGTCGACCATCAAAACGTTTTTATCCTGGTCGGGGTTACGCGTAGTCACGATGGTAGGTGTCCGCTTTACAGGGCGTTTCGCCCGCTTCTAACCCACACCTACCGTTCGCTGCGTCTCCACCGACCGACCAGCGGACGGTGTCTGCGGACGCCGAGTTGGGCGTCTCCCAGCAGTGCCAGGCGGGAACTCAGTCATGTCAGAATCAGATTCACAGCACGGAATAGCGGTTGTATTGCCGGACGGGTCCGAACTCGACGTCGACGCGGGTGCGACTGTCGAGGAGTGCGCCTACGAGATCGGCCCCGGTCTCGGGAGTGACACGGTCGCCGGGAAACTCGACGGTGATCTCGTCTCGAAGGAAGAACCCGTCTACGACGGAGCGAACCTGGAGATCGTGACGGATCAGTCGGACGAGTACGTCGAGGTGATGCGCCACTCTGCGGCGCACGCGCTCGCACAGGCCGTCGAACGACGCTTCGGTGAGGACGTCAAGCTCGCGATCGGTCCGCCGACCGACGACGGCTTTTACTACGACTTCGACGACCTCGACGTCGACGAGGACGATCTCCCCGGACTCGAGGCCGAGATCGAGGAGATCGTCGACGCCGACTACGAGATCGAACGCGAGGAGGTCTCGATCGCGGAGGCCGAAGACCGCCTGGCTGACGAACCCTACAAGCTCGAACTCCTCGAGGAGCTCGACGCCGAGGACGAGACGGTCACCTTCTATCGCCAGGGCGAGTGGGAGGACCTCTGTGCCGGCCCGCACGTCGACTCGACGGGCGAGATCGGCGCCGTCACACTACTCGAGATCGCCGGCGCCTACTGGCGCGGCGACGAGGAGAACCCGATGCAGACTCGCATCTACGGCACCGCCTTCGAGAGCGAGAGCGACCTCGAGGCGTACCTCGAGCGCCGCGAGGAGGCCGAAGAGCGCGACCACCGCAAGATCGGCCGCGAGATGGACCTCTTCTCGATTCAGGAGGTCACGGGCCCCGGCCTGCCGCTGTATCACCCGCCGGGCAAGCGCATCCTGCGCGAACTCTCCGGCTTCGTCGAGGAACTCAACGAGGACGCGGGCTACGAGTACGTCGAGACGCCCCACCTCTTCAAGACCGATCTCTGGAAGCAGTCGGGTCACTACGACAACTACCGAGACGACATGTTCGTCTTCGAACTCGGTGACGACGAGTTCGGCTTGAAGCCGATGAACTGCCCCGGCCACGCCTCGATCTTCGAGGACCACTCCTGGAGTTACCGTGATCTGCCCGTCCGGTACGCCGAGAACGGCAAGGTCTATCGCAAGGAACAGCGCGGCGAACTCTCCGGGCTCTCGCGCGTCTGGGCGTTCACGATCGACGACGGACACCTCTTCGTCCGCCCCGACCAGATCGAAACCGAGGTCGAGGGGATCATGGACGCCATCGACGAGGTGCTCTCGACGTTCGATCTCGAGTACGAGGTCGCGCTGGCTACCCGCCCGGAGACGTCCGTCGGCAGCGACGAGATCTGGGAGCGCGCCGAGTCCCAGCTCGAGGCTGTCCTCGAAAAGCGCGCGATGGACTACGACCTGGAGGCCGGCGACGGGGCCTTCTACGGCCCGAAGATCGACTTCGCCTTCGAGGACGCGATCGGGCGCAGCTGGGACGGCCCGACCGTCCAGCTCGACTTCAACATGCCCGAACGCTTCGACCTCTCCTACGTCGGCGAGGACAACGAGGAACACCGCCCCGTCATGATCCACCGCGCGCTCTACGGCAGCTACGAGCGCTTCTTCATGATGCTCATCGAGCACTACGAGGGCAACTTCCCGCTCTGGCTCGCCCCCGAGCAGGTCCGCGTCCTCCCAATCTCGGACGACAACCTGGGCTACGCCCACCGTGTCGCGAACGAGTTCGAGGACTTCCGCGTCGAGGTCGATCACTCGGACGCCACCCTCGGCCGGAAGATCCGCGCTGCCCACGACGACCGCGTCCCCTACCAGCTCATCGTGGGCGACGACGAAGAGGCCGACGGCACCGTCTCGGTCCGCGACCGATTCGAGGAGCAGGAAGAAGACGTCGAAATCGAGGACTTCCGCGAACACCTGGTAGCCGAACGCGCTGAGAAGCGAACGGAACCCGACTTCCTGCAGTCCTAGGCGGCCGTCGACCACCATCGCGACCACCATCGCGACCACCGCCGACCATCACCGCCGACCATCACCGTCGACCGCCACCGACCACAACCGCCGACCACCACCGTCGACCACAACCGCCGACCACCACCGTCGACCGCCACCGACCACCATCGCGACCACCATCGCGACCACCGCCGTCGACCGCTGTCGGCGTTCGGTCGGTCCCGCCGGCACTGAACTCGATTTCAGGAAACGTTGATGGTCGGACGGGTTCGCCCCACCTGTATGGACGTCGTCGAAAACACGCTTCCGACGGACCTCGAAACGGTACTCGAACGGCCGCTGTTTTGTTTTCTGGGGACGGCCTCCCCGGAGGGCTCCCCCAGGGTTTCGCCGCTTTGGTATCTCTGGGAGGACGAGTGCATCTGGATCATCGCCGACACCGTCGAGAAATCGTACACGACGCGCGTCGCCCGCCACCCGGAGACTGCCGTCGCCGTCGTCGACTTCGATCCGGGATCGGGGCGCGTCCACCACGTCGGGATGCGAGGCACCGCGACGATCGAACCGCTGGACGATGTGCGCGCCGAGCGATTGCTTCGTCGATATCTCGGCCCCGATCGATCCGAGTGGGACGACCGGTTCGCGTCGCTCGACTCCGACAGGTGGGGGTTGCTCCGTTTCGAACCGGCGACCGTCGTCGCGCGAGACCAGTCGTTCTCGCCGTCGTTGTGAGCGAGAGTGTGGCTGATGCGTCTACAGGTCACCGAACGATCGTCACGGGGACCGGCGAGCGCCGGGTGATCGTCTCGGCGACGCTCCCCAGCAGGATGCGACGGGCGCCGGTCCGACCGTGGCTGCCGATGACGACGTGATCGATGTCGTTGTCCTCGACGTACTCCAGTATCGACCGCGAGACGCTGCCGACGACGTGGTCGGTGTCGATCTCGCGACCGCTCTCGGCGGCTGCCTCTCGCGCCTCGGCGAGGAGGTTCTCGGCGCGTTCGTTCTGGTGTTCCATGATGGCGTCGTAGTTGGCCATCGCGCCGCCTTCCATCCCGGTCGCGGCGTAGAAGTCGCTCGGATCGATCACGTGGACGACGGTGATCGCTGCGTCAGGGTGTTCGTCGAGGGCGAACGCCAACGCGTCGGTCGATCGTTCCGAATCGTCGTACGGGACGAGGACGTGTTCCGTCATGTGCGTACACTCTCTCGCACGCGAGATAAAGACACGGGACGATTACTGGTCGGTGGGGCCGTTCACACCCTCGACCAGGCGTTCGAGCTGGGCGGGCGGGACCGCACCGCGGGCCGCGTGCTCCCCGGAGACGAACGTCGGCACGCCGGTGACGCCGCCCCGCTGGGCCGCCGTGAACAGGTCGGTGATCCGATCGCGACGATCTGCATCTGTCGCGACGTCCCGGATCTCGTCTCCGTGCAGGGTCTCCGTTCCGTCGAGTTCGACCGCCTCGGCCACGTCGGCCAGAACGTCCGGGTCACCGATGTCGCGACCGTCGATCCAGAGCGCCTCGAGGACGGCGTCGTCGAAGGTGCGCCAGGCGTCGGGGTACGTCTCGTCGACGTAGTGAGAGGCGATCTGCGCAGGGAGCGAGTCGGTGTCCGGCACGTCGTCCAGATTCAGCATGTCCTCGACGCCGTACTCCTCCTGGAGGCGTTCGACGTTCTGTCGCGCCTGCTCGTAGTAGGCCTCGTCCTTGCCGTCGTCGACGGTGTGATCGATCTCGCCGTCGGGACCGCGCTTCCCGCTGCGCAGATCGAACGGGTGCCACTCGACGTCGAGCGGGTCGTCGCGGGTCCCTTCGTACGTTTCGAGCGATCGCCGTCCGAGGTAGCAAAACGGACAGACGTGATCGGAGTAGACGGTAAGCTGGTCGGCGTCGTCGGTCATGGATGGATGTGGACCGTCGAGCAGAAAAGGCGTGGGATCGCGGCAGTTCGGACGGGTCAACCGAATCGGCTGTCGGCCGGGTCCGTTCGGGAGGTGCCCGTTTCAGTCCGGGGAGTCAGTCGTCGTCCGCGGCGATCGGGTCGGCACGATTCTGTGTGTCGTCCGCCGCGCTCGGCTCCGCCTGCGTGCGTGGGAAGTTGCCGATCGTGGCGTCCTCGAAGGCCTCGACGTCGAATTCGTACTCACCGTCTAAGAATTCGAGGGCCTGCTGGGTGTCGCGTCGGGCGTTCTTCAGGCAGGTCGAGGCGCCCGGTGAGGGGGTGACGTTGAAGATGATGTCGTCGCCGGTGATCGTCGCCTCGCCCATGTCGAGGGACTTCGTGCGCGTGTCGACGATTTGCGGTCGGACGCCGCCGTAGCCCTTCGCGCGCTCGATGTCGTCGAGTTCGACCGTCGGGACGACCTTCTGTACGTGCGGCAGGAAGGCACGCGGGCCGACGGCCGGGACGTCGTACAGCAGGTTCTTGCACACGTACGGGAGGAGGATACGATCGGCGAGGATGTTCCCGTAGCTCAGGAACGAACTCGCGCTGAGACCGAAGACGTCGAAGAAGTCGGGGACGGTCGAGAGTCGCCCGCGTTCGAGTTCGGGGACCACCTTCGCCGTCGGCCCGAACCGGGTGAGGTCTCCGTCGTGGACCTCGGCGTCGCCGTGGACTGCGGCGAAGGGGAGCTTCTTCATCTGCAGCGTGTATACCTTGCCGTTGAGGAGCCCCTCGTCGGCGACGAAGAAACTGCCGGCGACCGGGAGCAGGGAGAGGTGTTCGCCGTAGCCCATCTCCTGGGCGATCTGGAGGCTGTGAGAGCCAGCGGCGACGACCGTGGCGTCGGCCTCGAAGTGCCCGTCATCGGTGTCGATGACGAAGCCGTCGTCCTCGTCCGATATCTCCGTGACTTCCGTGCCGGTGAAGACGTCGACGCCGTCCTCGTCGCGGACCTCGTCGACGAAGGACTTCGCCAGTTTCCCGTAGTCGACCGTGTAGCCGTCCGGCGTCTGGAGGGCGAGCATCTCCTCGCCGGGATCGCGGCCCTCGACGACCTTCGGCTCGATCTCGGCGATCTCGTCGCGGCCGATCGCCTCGAGCTTCGGGAAGAGGTCGCCGAACCCCTCCTCGTTGTAGCGCTGTTCGAGCGATTCGACCTCCTCGTCGCCGACTGCGAGCACCATCTTCGAGCGCTTCGAGTGCATCTCGCGGTCGGGGTCGTTCGATTTGAGATAGCCCGCAACCATCTCCGCACCCTCCTTGACCGATTCGGCCTTCTCCAGGGTGTAATTGGTCTCGATGTCCCCGAAGTGAAGCGTCTGGGAGTTGTTCGTGTGGTGGGAGTTGACCGCCGCGATCTCGTCTTCCTTCTCGACGAGCGCGACGCGTTCGACGTCAGTAAACTCCGAGACAGTGTACAACAGCGATGCCCCGCTAATCCCGCCGCCGACGATGACTAAGTCGTATTCCTTCATGGTTGATTCGAACCGACTCCGTGTACTGTCTTCGTGCGGTGGTCGGTACTCGATGCACAAAATAATGCCTACATTGCCCGAATTGGGCTGGTATGGCATACCACGGGTGGCCGGTTTATTCGGCACAGTTCGTAGCACCGATCGACTTCGTTCTGACGGGGACGAGGAACGATCGGGACCGGAAGCGACTGGAATCAGGAGACGCCAAACGAAGGGTGACTTCAGGAATGGGTGCGTCGGCCGTCTCAGCCTCTCTCACACATCCACTTTCTCACTCGCTCACACACTCACACATCCACTTTCTCACTCGCTCACACACTCACACATCCACTTTCTCACTCGCTCACACACTCACACATCCACTTTCTCACTCGCTCACACACTCACACATCCACTTTCTCACTCGCTCACACACTCACACATCCACTTTCTCACTCGCTCACACACTCACACATCCACTTTCTCACTCGCTCACACACTCACACATCCACTTTCTCACACACTCTCCCTCTCTCGAACCGACGGTGGGTGGCCGCGTCGGTGGACACTATGTGCACCCTGTCGTCAGCACCTGCTCTAGATAGGGGACTGGGGCAGTCAGGGACTCCGTTTACGTTCGTGACCGACGTGGAGTGTCCCGATGCGCCGGGCTCGCGGTGGCGAGTGGGTTCCCGAAGGGATCGACCGCGACCCGTCGGTGAGCGTCGTCATACCCGCCCGGAACGAGAGCGAGTACATCGGAGAGACGCTCGAGAGCCTCGCTGCGGCCGACACCGAACGCCTCGAGGAGGTGCTCGTCGTCGACGGCGATTCGACCGACGACACGGCGGCGATCGCTCGCGAACGCGGTGCAACCGTACTCTCTCAATCCGGTCGGGGTATCGCGGACGCACGTAACAGGGGGGCAACGATGGCGACCGGATCCTGGCTCGCGTTCCTCGATGCGGACACGGTCGTCCACCCGTCGTACGTCCCGACGATGCTCGCGTTCGTCGAGCGCTCCGGCCTCGCGGCCGCGAGTTGCTACTGCCGCATCACCGGACCGGTTCGTGCGCGCGTGATGCAAACGACGATAAACCGGCTCTTCCCCCGACTCGACCGACCCGTCTTGCCAGGGTTCAACACGTTCGTCCACCGCGAGGCGTTCGACGCGGCCGACGGATTCCCCGACGTTCCCAACGAGGACACGGCGTTCAGTCGACGCCTCGCGGCCGAGTTTCCGACCGGGTACTGTCCAGTCACGCTGGTCGAGAGTTCCGGTCGTCGGATCGCCTCTGACGGGTTAACCGGTACGCTCTATCACTACGTTCGGCTCGACGTTGGCCGCGTCTGTGCTGCTCGGTGACGTGTAGTACGCGGACGCTCCGTCCGTCAGGACGGGGAGGATGCCACGGACCTGCCACCGAGTGTCGGTCGCCACGTCCCGGATGGTGGCCATCCCGCGGGTGTCGCTCACCACGGTATTTAATACGACTCGGTGTGGCCATCCGGAGTGCTACATGTCGAACGTATTTCTCGCGCGGTGTGAGTCGCCGACTTTCGACGAAACGGTCGCATCGTCCGTCGATCTCGCCGACTATCCCGACCACCCGGACGGGCTGGCCGATGGCGGAGCGGTCCGCTTCTGGGGCGTGAGCGCCGGTTCTCGAAACGAATCGAACTTCGAAAAGCTGGCCGAGGCTGACCTCGTCCTGTTCTACCAGGATGGAGCGTACGTCGCAACCGGTCGCGTCGAACGCACGCTCGCGGACGAGGCGGAGTGGGCGAGCGACGCCTTCGATGCCGACGACGCGTTCACCATGCTCTACACCCTCTCGGACGTCGCGAAGATCCGGGTCCCACGGGA comes from the Halovivax cerinus genome and includes:
- a CDS encoding branched-chain amino acid transaminase, with protein sequence MGFDEMDVDTIWMDGDFVDWEDAKVHVLTHGLHYGSGIFEGARCYETEDGPAIFRWPEHLDRFYDSAKPYEMEIDHTREELTEATCELIRRQDLSSCYIRPLAFYGYESLGVSPGDCPTRTAIAVWPWGTYLGQDALENGIDVMVSSWRKHASSQVPTNAKTTGLYVNSMLAGEEARRNGYAEAIVLNKEGNVAEGPGENIFLVRDGDLYTPGLAESILDGITRETVITLARELGYTVHDGATISRGELNTADELFFTGSAAEVTPIKRVDNVEIGDGSRGPVTEAIQTRFFDVVERRTDDHEEWFTYP
- a CDS encoding DUF502 domain-containing protein — translated: MTSWKRDFASGLVVLGPILVTLFVLYWLYGYVAAVTPGFILEDTMFGDGQAAQQLVGLIRVVITLSVLIILIFAIGYLMRTTIGGLFERVVDNVANRLPGLRVVYNASKMAAQTAVGEQEALQEPVKLEVWDGLRMTGFRTGKVADDGREILFIPTSPNITSGYVVEVESDDIEEIDENVEEALTRVLSAGFGDTDRGGPMGGGIPIDVVDEASTDDD
- a CDS encoding proline dehydrogenase family protein, with amino-acid sequence MLPPIASRFVAGESPAAALDHARALDERDVSVILNRLGEHYDERGPAEDDAAAYRDLIEEIANTDVDACISIKPSQLGLDMGADTFRELLTDLVDHAADRGVFVWIDMEDHTTTDVTLDIYEELARTHDGGVGLCVQANLKRTRDDVERLADVPGKIRFVKGAYDEPAAVAYTDKARVDEAYRDLLEYAFEHFDGGIAVGSHDPEMIDLAKRLHDEHGTDFEIQMLMGVREAAQFELAADGYEVWQYAPYGGKWLSYFWRRVRERKENLLFALRAVVGR
- a CDS encoding CDP-2,3-bis-(O-geranylgeranyl)-sn-glycerol synthase produces the protein MGVLSTIAVAFWLMLPAYVPNNAAVLAGGGRPIDGGRTLGGSRLLGDGKTWRGTAVGTAAGAVLALALNAVAGDVGSAVGIDLPTFPFAVVVALPLGAMCGDIAASFLKRRTGRRRGAPFPVVDQLDFVVLALAFAVVVAPGWFREAFTLPVLAVVLLLTPVLHVGTNVLAYWFGFKDEPW
- a CDS encoding alpha/beta hydrolase, producing MSPAIDEREIRFKRTPQRDLFATAYLPPDGDRIETTIVLLHGGVWNRGERTFFDERGRALAERGMQAVTVDYRLSGEATYPAALKDVKSAVRWLKSDPPANRYPNTLVLCGHSAGAHLAALTAAAPTDTPVPDDGFGETSSAVDGLIGFAGPYDLLGARQDGETAAFMGGPPSAIPEQYRNASPRERVTQAHPPARLYHGTEDQWLTLRETRAYRDTLRLAGVDVELRTPPGDHFFFQESPWFERTLDQTVSFVTELGPNAADSTGESGPEPE
- the pyrE gene encoding orotate phosphoribosyltransferase, which encodes MTTQDLIDALRAADAVKFGEFELAHGGTSEYYVDKYLFETDPACLSAIADAFADRLDTGDKLGGVALGGVPLAAATSVAAGVPYVIARKQRKDYGTANLVEGRLDRGESVVVVEDIVTTGTSLVEAVEALRDAGATVERALVVVDREEGGRATVEDAGVEMEALVTASELLADGDRN
- the thrS gene encoding threonine--tRNA ligase, whose protein sequence is MSESDSQHGIAVVLPDGSELDVDAGATVEECAYEIGPGLGSDTVAGKLDGDLVSKEEPVYDGANLEIVTDQSDEYVEVMRHSAAHALAQAVERRFGEDVKLAIGPPTDDGFYYDFDDLDVDEDDLPGLEAEIEEIVDADYEIEREEVSIAEAEDRLADEPYKLELLEELDAEDETVTFYRQGEWEDLCAGPHVDSTGEIGAVTLLEIAGAYWRGDEENPMQTRIYGTAFESESDLEAYLERREEAEERDHRKIGREMDLFSIQEVTGPGLPLYHPPGKRILRELSGFVEELNEDAGYEYVETPHLFKTDLWKQSGHYDNYRDDMFVFELGDDEFGLKPMNCPGHASIFEDHSWSYRDLPVRYAENGKVYRKEQRGELSGLSRVWAFTIDDGHLFVRPDQIETEVEGIMDAIDEVLSTFDLEYEVALATRPETSVGSDEIWERAESQLEAVLEKRAMDYDLEAGDGAFYGPKIDFAFEDAIGRSWDGPTVQLDFNMPERFDLSYVGEDNEEHRPVMIHRALYGSYERFFMMLIEHYEGNFPLWLAPEQVRVLPISDDNLGYAHRVANEFEDFRVEVDHSDATLGRKIRAAHDDRVPYQLIVGDDEEADGTVSVRDRFEEQEEDVEIEDFREHLVAERAEKRTEPDFLQS
- a CDS encoding pyridoxamine 5'-phosphate oxidase family protein — encoded protein: MDVVENTLPTDLETVLERPLFCFLGTASPEGSPRVSPLWYLWEDECIWIIADTVEKSYTTRVARHPETAVAVVDFDPGSGRVHHVGMRGTATIEPLDDVRAERLLRRYLGPDRSEWDDRFASLDSDRWGLLRFEPATVVARDQSFSPSL
- a CDS encoding universal stress protein, which encodes MTEHVLVPYDDSERSTDALAFALDEHPDAAITVVHVIDPSDFYAATGMEGGAMANYDAIMEHQNERAENLLAEAREAAAESGREIDTDHVVGSVSRSILEYVEDNDIDHVVIGSHGRTGARRILLGSVAETITRRSPVPVTIVR
- a CDS encoding DsbA family oxidoreductase — protein: MTDDADQLTVYSDHVCPFCYLGRRSLETYEGTRDDPLDVEWHPFDLRSGKRGPDGEIDHTVDDGKDEAYYEQARQNVERLQEEYGVEDMLNLDDVPDTDSLPAQIASHYVDETYPDAWRTFDDAVLEALWIDGRDIGDPDVLADVAEAVELDGTETLHGDEIRDVATDADRRDRITDLFTAAQRGGVTGVPTFVSGEHAARGAVPPAQLERLVEGVNGPTDQ